The Rhododendron vialii isolate Sample 1 chromosome 6a, ASM3025357v1 genome includes a window with the following:
- the LOC131330123 gene encoding uncharacterized protein LOC131330123, producing the protein MAERSRSARGKSFNSDQDEAICNAYLCVSQDPIIGTNQPRSKLWDRIAKKYTEFTGGDVRSDASIKSRWQVIQQACNKYRGHLRQIQRQHQSGMTEQNEIDLAKRHYKDTENKHFANLDCCWAILEHSMKWADLTPPRSDPRSIFTNGHEFSPSIS; encoded by the exons ATGGCAGAAAGAAGTCGTAGCGCGAGAGGAAAATCGTTCAACTCCGATCAAGATGAAGCAATTTGTAATGCTTACTTGTGTGTTAGTCAAGACCCGATTATCGGTACCAACCAACCACGATCTAAATTATGGGATCGGATTGCAAAAAAATATACCGAATTCACAGGAGGTGATGTACGATCGGATGCTTCTATCAAGTCTCGATGGCAAGTCATCCAGCAGGCTTGCAACAAATATCGTGGACATTTAAGGCAAATTCAAAGGCAACATCAAAGTGGAATGACAGAACAAAATGag ATTGATCTAGCGAAGAGACATTACAAAGATACTGAGAATAAACATTTCGCCAATTTGGATTGTTGCTGGGCAATCTTAGAACACAGTATGAAGTGGGCGGATTTAACCCCACCCCGGTCCGACCCAAGATCGATCTTCACAAATGGACACGAGTTCAGTCCCTCCATCTCCTga